In one window of Armatimonadota bacterium DNA:
- a CDS encoding type II secretion system protein: MRKLNEESGQALILAVLVMLIVAVLAALFLAVIASQLRQAQRQSFVIALQEIAEAGLRYADHNLVSGPEGADWRPDPNPGTFDYGEGEFRLTVTYEPEAGDPYSRFIKLESLAQLKGNPFLQRRMVAYKPILITDYVRFVTNGEKNPLPALLGAAVRMYLYENPPEIYPAHRYKTVLDGAIRVNADLTWHGDVQVNLSSSRGDSIAVAGDISHDVAARWNKDTLEWDGDPTEVLVSIDGGVPRVVLPSEDPAFTALGSYYRDWRQQTDAAGDPRWVRYLDPPALNPERYLALARDSGVWTDGQDIYLGEQVNSGWFGWGKGIYVDNPGHILYEHDYEQMRTEWTTPDPLLYPNWNTATSYTPDLVRITFHPVSAGGLGVPAVQLTWTSTDDPWEVWRYPNGSPTGVQDLYLPYPQNGVIYAAGDVAVSGTLPPAVGSPDAYYDQLPYDIDNLAAAVDSNRFYHVTVVSGGNIFVNGSLLSPVTAQVLDPDTAAATQAGSDSKIALLARDSVVFNTTALIETQATASVGPEGTAYHEIRPGEPLDCTVTTASFDPVQIYLKHTGQPGSPVTGHPGAAIMQVLINGVAYDWNLADPPGVYDDGTLAYSTKYWLFLPPPLAAYNNETNAIYPSWESIPSLDPVSGTDKRITFAPTAIGEPHVVRLQVTPDTSRYYWVRDIRARVDVEIDAAMFAEHGSWFVIPGTFLNPPPPDPTSDPLGDPAPGEPLDVRITVRGAISENRTAPVGDVMDWTAKWRGSNESWLPTSPNYDPDLGISQFTLRYLYDPSLRGALVPGEPGGPPRLPKLPVSPAMIAWGERI, from the coding sequence ATGCGAAAACTGAATGAGGAATCCGGGCAGGCGCTGATACTCGCCGTCCTAGTCATGCTTATCGTGGCGGTGCTCGCCGCGCTGTTCCTGGCGGTCATTGCGTCGCAGCTGCGCCAGGCGCAGCGCCAGTCGTTCGTGATCGCGCTTCAGGAAATCGCCGAGGCGGGTCTGCGGTATGCCGATCATAATCTGGTGAGCGGCCCGGAGGGGGCCGACTGGCGCCCCGATCCCAACCCGGGCACCTTCGACTACGGCGAAGGCGAATTCCGCCTGACCGTGACCTATGAACCCGAGGCGGGCGACCCGTACTCCCGCTTCATCAAGCTCGAGAGCCTGGCGCAGCTCAAGGGCAACCCGTTCCTGCAGCGCCGCATGGTCGCCTACAAGCCGATTCTCATCACGGATTACGTTCGGTTCGTCACCAATGGCGAAAAGAACCCCCTGCCCGCGTTGCTCGGCGCGGCAGTGCGTATGTACCTCTACGAGAACCCGCCGGAGATCTACCCCGCCCACAGGTACAAGACGGTGCTCGACGGGGCCATCCGCGTCAATGCTGACCTCACCTGGCACGGCGACGTGCAGGTCAACCTGTCGTCGAGTCGTGGCGATAGTATCGCGGTGGCTGGCGACATCTCTCACGACGTGGCTGCGCGGTGGAACAAGGACACGCTGGAGTGGGATGGCGACCCCACCGAAGTGCTGGTGTCCATTGACGGGGGCGTGCCGCGAGTCGTCCTGCCGAGCGAGGATCCCGCGTTCACCGCCCTGGGCAGCTACTACCGTGACTGGCGGCAGCAGACCGACGCCGCGGGCGATCCGCGCTGGGTGCGCTATCTCGATCCTCCGGCGTTGAACCCCGAGCGGTATCTCGCTCTGGCGCGCGATTCAGGCGTGTGGACCGACGGGCAGGATATCTACCTCGGCGAGCAGGTCAACTCGGGCTGGTTCGGCTGGGGCAAGGGCATCTACGTGGACAACCCCGGCCACATCCTCTACGAGCATGACTACGAGCAGATGCGGACGGAATGGACGACGCCCGATCCGCTGCTCTATCCCAACTGGAATACCGCTACCAGCTACACCCCGGACCTCGTCAGGATTACCTTCCATCCCGTGTCGGCGGGCGGCCTCGGCGTCCCCGCCGTCCAGTTGACGTGGACGAGCACCGACGATCCGTGGGAGGTCTGGCGTTACCCCAACGGGTCGCCGACTGGGGTACAGGATCTGTACCTGCCATATCCGCAGAACGGCGTGATCTATGCCGCCGGCGATGTCGCGGTGAGCGGCACGCTGCCGCCCGCGGTCGGGAGCCCGGATGCCTACTATGACCAACTCCCGTACGACATAGACAACCTCGCGGCCGCGGTGGACAGCAACCGGTTCTACCACGTGACCGTCGTCTCTGGCGGCAACATCTTCGTCAACGGCAGCCTGCTCAGCCCGGTGACCGCGCAGGTGCTCGATCCCGACACTGCCGCGGCGACCCAGGCCGGCAGTGACAGCAAGATCGCGCTGCTGGCGCGGGACTCCGTTGTCTTCAACACCACCGCCCTGATCGAGACGCAGGCGACCGCCTCGGTGGGGCCGGAGGGCACGGCGTACCACGAGATCCGTCCGGGCGAGCCGTTGGACTGCACCGTCACGACGGCAAGCTTCGATCCGGTGCAGATCTACCTCAAGCACACTGGGCAGCCCGGCAGCCCGGTTACCGGACATCCCGGCGCGGCCATCATGCAGGTGCTCATCAACGGCGTCGCCTACGACTGGAACCTGGCCGACCCGCCCGGCGTGTACGATGACGGAACGCTGGCTTACTCGACCAAGTACTGGCTGTTCCTGCCGCCGCCGCTGGCCGCCTACAACAACGAAACCAACGCCATCTATCCGAGCTGGGAGTCCATTCCGAGCCTCGATCCGGTTTCGGGAACCGACAAGCGCATCACCTTCGCGCCCACGGCCATCGGCGAGCCGCACGTCGTCCGCTTACAGGTCACCCCCGACACCAGCAGGTACTACTGGGTGCGCGACATTCGGGCGCGCGTGGACGTCGAGATAGACGCCGCGATGTTCGCGGAGCACGGCAGTTGGTTCGTCATCCCGGGCACGTTCCTTAATCCGCCGCCGCCGGACCCGACGAGCGATCCCCTCGGCGATCCCGCGCCCGGCGAGCCCCTCGACGTCCGCATCACGGTCCGCGGCGCCATTTCCGAGAACCGCACCGCGCCCGTGGGCGATGTCATGGACTGGACTGCGAAGTGGCGCGGGTCCAATGAAAGCTGGTTGCCGACGAGCCCGAATTATGATCCCGACCTCGGCATCAGCCAGTTTACCCTGCGCTATCTCTACGATCCATCGTTGCGCGGGGCGCTCGTCCCCGGCGAGCCGGGTGGGCCACCGCGCTTGCCGAAGCTCCCGGTCAGCCCCGCGATGATCGCATGGGGCGAGCGGATCTAG
- a CDS encoding type II secretion system protein — protein MLTMRDKRTISGFTLIEILVTIGLVILLLALVGYPILTGLAFMEKSVARADAQSAARLAIDAMTRELAEAMYVFDPPLGGMFVAFLPSRSAPQGAAPIEPEAIAIRYWRALRDPAYAYAPFYQTDADPVNPYYLARTEIEDPAARDDDWNDSAAALTRAVFWYPDGHTYVGETWPTAQPGYPWLEAVLQFGAGPPAPRAAYDFYRERAVGLTPNNADYDIPSVGFSPTRLTDEALVPWTGAFPRDYSRYRSRYPLWAHCAQWNPAGSDFAMMGEVKVYVGDPRVLTYQTGVDAVTGDVWVVRVADGTPIYNTGAYPLRDVNDPDQAEFAFGIDYDRGEVMFDFPAVDLITAAASMYIYDLEPVSSIVAYSPAVVRGSVTVWVEDPVTQEVAYYKQVEPPPNPVGSNTMGRNRFAVRGTQLIFDDNPAGPERPADGDLIHVRYRYRNNPEGQLVVATYGTKAVINIGITVSKRDRAARKPEASRQDVSLVAKVKLKNVPR, from the coding sequence ATGCTGACGATGCGAGACAAACGCACGATATCGGGTTTCACCCTGATCGAGATCCTGGTCACCATCGGGCTTGTCATCCTACTGCTCGCGCTCGTCGGCTATCCGATTCTCACCGGCCTGGCGTTCATGGAGAAGAGCGTCGCCCGCGCCGACGCGCAGTCAGCCGCGCGGTTGGCCATAGACGCCATGACGCGCGAGTTGGCCGAGGCGATGTACGTCTTCGATCCCCCCCTCGGCGGGATGTTCGTCGCCTTCCTCCCTTCGCGTAGCGCGCCGCAGGGCGCGGCGCCCATCGAGCCGGAGGCCATCGCCATCCGCTACTGGCGCGCCCTGCGCGATCCGGCGTACGCATACGCGCCGTTCTACCAGACTGACGCCGACCCCGTGAACCCGTACTATCTCGCGCGAACGGAGATCGAGGATCCCGCCGCGCGCGACGACGACTGGAACGATTCCGCCGCCGCGCTGACGCGCGCGGTCTTCTGGTACCCCGACGGGCACACGTACGTCGGTGAGACGTGGCCCACCGCGCAGCCCGGCTATCCCTGGCTCGAGGCAGTGCTCCAGTTCGGCGCTGGTCCGCCGGCGCCGCGGGCAGCCTACGACTTCTATCGCGAGCGCGCTGTCGGGCTGACGCCGAACAACGCGGATTACGATATCCCCTCGGTCGGGTTCTCGCCCACCCGCTTGACCGACGAGGCGCTCGTGCCGTGGACCGGCGCCTTCCCGCGCGACTACAGCCGCTATCGTTCGCGCTACCCCCTGTGGGCGCACTGCGCGCAGTGGAACCCCGCCGGGTCGGACTTCGCCATGATGGGGGAGGTCAAGGTGTACGTGGGGGACCCGCGGGTTCTGACGTACCAGACCGGGGTTGACGCGGTGACCGGCGACGTGTGGGTGGTGCGCGTCGCCGACGGCACGCCAATATACAACACGGGGGCTTACCCGCTCCGCGACGTGAACGATCCCGACCAGGCGGAGTTCGCCTTCGGCATTGATTACGACCGCGGCGAGGTGATGTTCGATTTCCCGGCGGTCGATCTCATCACAGCCGCCGCCAGCATGTACATCTATGATCTGGAGCCGGTTTCATCAATCGTGGCATACTCGCCGGCGGTCGTACGCGGCTCGGTCACCGTCTGGGTCGAAGACCCGGTGACGCAAGAGGTAGCGTATTACAAGCAGGTCGAACCGCCGCCGAACCCGGTAGGGTCCAATACCATGGGCAGGAACCGGTTTGCCGTCAGGGGGACGCAGCTGATCTTCGATGACAACCCGGCGGGCCCGGAGCGACCTGCGGACGGCGATCTGATACACGTCCGCTACCGCTATCGGAATAACCCTGAGGGCCAGCTCGTGGTGGCGACGTACGGCACCAAGGCCGTCATCAATATCGGCATCACGGTGAGCAAGCGCGACCGCGCCGCGCGGAAACCCGAGGCGTCGCGCCAGGATGTGAGCCTGGTCGCGAAGGTGAAACTGAAAAACGTCCCGCGATAA